In Devosia sp. 1566, a single genomic region encodes these proteins:
- a CDS encoding sugar transferase, with the protein MFDSFVGKPAKPGAGVAPSKRRLALARRFYQPTKRLSDLVLVLVFGPLFLPLIAMLALLVRLDGGPSIYRQPRLGRHGRVFRLVKLRTMVVDADAALARHLESDPAARAEWAATQKLRRDPRLTPIGGFLRRYSLDELPQLWNVLIGEMSLVGPRPMLPSQRPLYHGTAYFDMLPGLTGLWQISERNDCSFAARADYDTRYGQIASIGTDFRILWRTVEVVFRGTGC; encoded by the coding sequence ATGTTTGACAGTTTCGTCGGCAAGCCGGCCAAGCCCGGTGCCGGTGTCGCCCCCAGCAAGCGCCGGCTCGCCCTCGCCCGCCGCTTCTATCAACCGACCAAGCGCCTAAGCGATCTGGTGTTGGTGCTGGTGTTTGGACCACTGTTCTTGCCGCTTATCGCGATGCTCGCCCTGCTGGTGCGCCTTGATGGAGGGCCGTCAATTTATCGCCAGCCGCGCCTGGGGCGCCACGGTCGCGTGTTTCGGCTCGTCAAGCTTCGCACCATGGTGGTGGATGCCGATGCCGCGCTGGCCCGGCATCTCGAGAGCGATCCAGCAGCACGCGCCGAATGGGCGGCAACGCAAAAACTGCGCCGCGATCCGCGGCTGACACCCATTGGCGGCTTCCTCCGCCGCTATTCGCTCGATGAGCTGCCCCAGCTCTGGAATGTGCTGATCGGGGAAATGAGTCTTGTCGGCCCGCGTCCCATGCTGCCCTCCCAACGCCCACTTTATCACGGCACCGCTTATTTCGACATGCTGCCGGGCCTGACCGGCCTTTGGCAGATCAGCGAGCGCAATGACTGCTCCTTTGCCGCCCGGGCCGATTACGACACGCGCTACGGGCAAATAGCCTCAATCGGCACTGATTTCCGCATCCTTTGGCGCACGGTTGAAGTCGTGTTCCGCGGCACCGGTTGCTAG
- a CDS encoding CpsD/CapB family tyrosine-protein kinase gives MTIEAEPHAAAATTFPLKPTGASSLAWSQLTDLPVDPRWLTKQKIVSFQRRHKAALAFDILRTKLLKAAREQGWKTLGITSPDAGCGKATIAANLAISLTKHEQVRVALVDLDLRRPGIAQIFAHKSRYSTEEFLRGECLPEDFLVRVGDNLAIGASSDQTGYPAELLHGPGAAQMLERLRLGLGADMLIFNLPSMLESDDCLGLLPQVEAALLVVGADHSTVDDIDVCERELRAQTRMLGVVLNKCRYAFDQNVNFQL, from the coding sequence ATGACCATCGAAGCCGAACCCCACGCCGCCGCCGCGACGACTTTCCCGCTAAAGCCCACGGGCGCCAGTTCCCTTGCCTGGTCGCAACTGACCGATCTGCCAGTGGACCCGCGCTGGCTCACCAAGCAGAAGATCGTTTCCTTCCAGCGCCGGCACAAGGCTGCTCTCGCCTTTGACATCTTGCGCACCAAACTGCTCAAGGCCGCCCGCGAGCAGGGCTGGAAAACCCTGGGCATCACCTCGCCCGATGCTGGCTGCGGCAAGGCGACCATTGCGGCCAACTTGGCGATCAGCCTGACTAAGCACGAGCAGGTCCGCGTCGCACTTGTGGATCTCGACCTGCGCCGGCCAGGCATCGCCCAGATCTTTGCCCATAAGAGCCGCTACAGCACTGAGGAGTTCCTCCGCGGCGAATGCCTGCCCGAAGACTTCCTGGTCCGCGTCGGCGACAATCTGGCCATTGGCGCCAGCTCGGACCAAACGGGCTACCCCGCCGAACTGCTGCACGGCCCCGGTGCAGCCCAAATGCTCGAACGCTTGCGCCTGGGACTGGGCGCCGACATGCTCATCTTCAACCTGCCTTCGATGCTGGAAAGCGATGACTGCCTGGGGCTCTTGCCCCAAGTGGAAGCCGCACTGCTGGTGGTTGGCGCCGACCACAGTACCGTCGATGATATTGATGTATGCGAGCGGGAGCTGCGCGCCCAAACCCGCATGCTCGGCGTCGTGCTCAACAAGTGCCGCTACGCCTTCGACCAGAACGTCAACTTCCAGCTTTAG
- a CDS encoding acyltransferase, translating into MLTRVQLEDGVIIRQPDLVNLYDCSIGAGTRIGAFVEIQKNAVVGRNCKISSHSFLCEGVTIDDGVFIGHGVMFTNDLFPRATTATGEPQEGDDWTVVPTFVRRNASIGSNATILAGITIGEGAMVGAGAVVTRDVPGGAVVAGVPARPLAASAQPAQQDNGRLQQ; encoded by the coding sequence ATGCTGACGCGCGTCCAGCTCGAAGACGGGGTAATCATCCGACAACCCGATCTGGTCAATCTTTACGACTGCTCCATTGGTGCCGGCACCCGCATCGGCGCTTTTGTCGAGATTCAGAAAAACGCGGTCGTGGGCCGCAACTGCAAGATCTCGAGCCACAGCTTCCTCTGCGAAGGCGTCACCATCGATGACGGCGTGTTCATCGGCCACGGCGTGATGTTCACCAATGATCTCTTCCCCCGGGCCACCACCGCCACCGGCGAGCCGCAGGAAGGCGATGACTGGACGGTCGTACCCACCTTCGTGCGGCGCAACGCCTCCATCGGCAGCAATGCCACCATTCTCGCCGGCATCACCATTGGGGAAGGCGCCATGGTCGGCGCCGGCGCCGTGGTGACCCGCGATGTTCCCGGCGGAGCGGTGGTGGCGGGCGTGCCTGCGCGCCCCCTCGCCGCCTCCGCCCAACCGGCCCAACAGGATAACGGAAGGCTGCAACAATGA
- the wecB gene encoding UDP-N-acetylglucosamine 2-epimerase (non-hydrolyzing), which translates to MPKILVAYGTRPEAIKMAPLVAALAESGLVEPVVAVTGQHRQMLDQVNALFGIVPKHDLNIITERQLLTGITCRALEGVSAIIAEEQPDAVLVQGDTTTCFAAALAAFYQRVPVIHLEAGLRTHNNYNPFPEEVNRTMVSRIAELHLAPTATSRQNLVAEAISPSAVAVTGNTVIDALLEVAALQLPPANPDLLKLQGRRTVLITAHRRESWGEPMAQAARAMARLAQAFPDIQLLLPVHLNPAVREILLPHLQHLENVLITEPLGYSDFVGAMQASDIVLTDSGGVQEEAPSLGKPVLVMRATTERPEAVLAGTVKLVGTNENRIFDEVSRLLTDRAAYDAMAKAVNPYGDGHASDRCVKAIAHYFGLVAERPVDFAPSLDAAQAQAPRVS; encoded by the coding sequence ATGCCCAAGATACTGGTGGCCTATGGAACCCGACCCGAGGCGATAAAGATGGCCCCGCTGGTGGCGGCGCTGGCGGAGTCGGGGCTGGTCGAGCCGGTGGTTGCGGTAACGGGGCAGCATCGGCAGATGCTCGACCAGGTCAATGCCTTGTTCGGCATCGTCCCCAAGCATGATCTCAACATCATCACGGAGCGCCAGTTGCTGACGGGAATCACCTGCCGAGCCCTGGAAGGGGTTTCTGCCATTATTGCCGAGGAGCAACCAGACGCAGTGCTGGTGCAGGGAGATACCACCACCTGCTTTGCCGCTGCGCTTGCGGCATTCTACCAGCGGGTGCCGGTGATCCATCTGGAGGCGGGCCTGCGGACGCACAACAACTACAATCCGTTCCCCGAGGAGGTGAACCGGACCATGGTGTCCCGGATCGCCGAGCTGCATCTGGCACCCACGGCGACATCGCGGCAGAACCTCGTAGCAGAGGCGATTTCGCCGAGCGCGGTTGCCGTGACGGGCAATACGGTGATTGATGCGCTGCTGGAAGTGGCGGCGCTCCAGCTGCCTCCGGCAAATCCGGACCTGCTCAAGCTACAAGGGCGCCGCACCGTGCTGATCACCGCCCATCGGCGCGAGTCCTGGGGGGAACCAATGGCGCAGGCAGCACGCGCCATGGCGCGCCTCGCGCAGGCGTTCCCCGACATCCAGCTGTTGCTGCCGGTGCATTTGAACCCGGCTGTGCGCGAGATCCTGCTGCCGCACCTGCAGCATCTGGAGAACGTGCTCATCACCGAGCCGCTAGGCTATAGCGACTTCGTGGGCGCGATGCAGGCCTCGGATATTGTGTTGACCGATAGCGGGGGCGTGCAGGAGGAGGCGCCCAGCCTTGGCAAGCCGGTGCTGGTGATGCGGGCAACCACCGAGCGACCTGAAGCTGTGCTGGCGGGAACGGTCAAGCTGGTTGGCACCAATGAGAACCGCATCTTTGACGAGGTGAGCCGGTTGCTCACCGACCGGGCCGCCTATGATGCGATGGCAAAGGCCGTCAACCCTTACGGCGACGGCCATGCCTCAGATCGTTGCGTGAAGGCCATTGCGCATTATTTCGGCCTCGTGGCTGAGCGGCCGGTCG
- a CDS encoding Wzz/FepE/Etk N-terminal domain-containing protein, translated as MSDVNALSNIDFRFYLSLFMRRLPLFLIVLVIATSAGVIATVLRPIVFQATARILVESPQIPAELAKSTVPTGAAEQFQIIQQHVLSRDNLLALADRLALYQGRPPMSRAETYDDLIRRLEIAPTHIESGTGAVATVFRIAFKAGDPDSAANFVNTLVTQILDKDIQLRTGRATDTVTFFDGEAARLDQALREADSRILAFKNEHIDALPDSLDFRREQQTVEQRRLLVLAQEESMLRKQRTDLESRPLELGVMPTSPVEQNLQALRQSLVQQQALFAEDSPTIKGLRGRIAAIEGDLAGASSQPGSDRPTNARQFQIADITDRLAAIAQEREQVQRKIADLSASIARTPSNETRLNSLLRDHHNLQAQYDLAVARLAEASTGKQIELLLKGERLSLIESAVPPRNFQGFGTRMLLFASLIVGVLAGLVAVVVPEFFNRRIRRPAELTSRLQIVPYITVPYIERRIFDHRRLAISVAATLTIPVVLLVAGIYLSPHKNIIGQTQAATASPLPGVQP; from the coding sequence GTGAGTGACGTGAATGCACTGAGCAATATCGACTTCAGATTTTATCTATCCCTCTTTATGCGGCGCTTGCCGCTTTTCCTGATCGTCCTGGTGATCGCGACAAGCGCCGGCGTGATCGCCACCGTGTTGCGCCCCATCGTCTTTCAGGCGACCGCTCGCATTCTTGTTGAATCCCCGCAGATCCCGGCAGAACTCGCCAAGTCCACCGTGCCTACCGGCGCGGCCGAGCAGTTCCAGATCATTCAGCAGCACGTGCTTTCGCGCGACAATCTGCTCGCGCTCGCCGACCGACTGGCGCTCTATCAGGGCCGCCCACCAATGTCGCGCGCCGAAACCTATGACGATCTGATCCGGCGCCTCGAAATCGCGCCCACCCATATTGAAAGCGGTACCGGAGCTGTTGCCACCGTATTCCGGATAGCCTTCAAGGCGGGTGACCCTGATAGCGCCGCGAACTTCGTCAATACACTCGTGACCCAGATCCTCGACAAGGACATCCAGCTGCGCACCGGTCGCGCCACCGACACCGTCACCTTTTTCGATGGCGAAGCGGCCCGGCTTGATCAGGCCCTGCGCGAAGCGGACAGCAGGATACTTGCCTTTAAGAACGAGCACATCGACGCGCTGCCCGACAGCCTCGACTTCCGCCGCGAGCAGCAAACCGTTGAGCAGCGACGCCTTTTGGTTTTGGCGCAGGAGGAATCAATGCTGCGCAAGCAGCGAACAGACCTCGAATCCCGCCCGCTGGAACTTGGCGTGATGCCGACTTCCCCGGTAGAGCAGAACCTCCAGGCGCTACGCCAATCGCTGGTGCAGCAGCAGGCGCTGTTTGCCGAAGACAGCCCGACCATCAAGGGACTGCGTGGCCGTATCGCCGCCATCGAGGGCGATCTTGCCGGAGCCAGCTCTCAACCCGGCTCCGACCGCCCCACCAACGCGCGCCAGTTCCAGATCGCTGACATTACCGACCGGCTCGCCGCCATCGCTCAGGAGCGCGAGCAGGTCCAGCGCAAGATCGCCGATCTCAGCGCCTCCATCGCCCGCACCCCGAGCAATGAAACCCGGCTCAATTCGCTCCTGCGCGATCATCATAACCTGCAGGCGCAATACGACCTGGCTGTAGCGCGCCTCGCCGAAGCATCCACGGGCAAGCAGATCGAACTGCTGCTAAAGGGCGAACGGCTTTCCTTGATCGAAAGCGCGGTCCCGCCGCGTAACTTCCAAGGATTTGGCACCCGCATGCTGCTGTTCGCCAGCCTCATTGTCGGCGTGCTGGCCGGTCTTGTCGCCGTGGTCGTGCCGGAGTTCTTCAACCGTCGCATCCGCCGCCCAGCCGAGCTAACATCCCGCTTGCAGATCGTGCCCTATATCACTGTTCCGTATATCGAACGGCGTATTTTTGATCATCGGCGCCTTGCAATCAGCGTCGCGGCGACTCTCACCATTCCCGTGGTGCTCCTGGTTGCCGGCATCTATCTTTCTCCGCACAAGAACATCATTGGCCAGACCCAGGCCGCGACTGCCTCACCCTTGCCGGGAGTTCAGCCATGA
- a CDS encoding SLBB domain-containing protein, translating to MLNLHDFSLVIRRRMRLAVLLAGVSLASAAMAAPAPLAPLTKLRISVVQFVAATGDYKRWDAVSGEFVIGPDGSLAVPTLGSMDVSGLSAEDLGTRIGELLQTELGLLDAPNASVQVLEYPPVYVVGNVEAPGAYSYRPGMTVIQAMALAGGEQRIEGASGLSETIKLQWDLEGYNRDILRTTTRLARLKAEFAREPEITFDPMLNSADPVVAEIMEQERRIFDAHTNELLRQQIGLEQLAVLYKAEIDALEQKSGAIDQQIERAQQQVDSLKTLLAAGASTVARLTDAERILDDLRSDKLDNVIATMSARENLNRSERDLAKLQDEQQSYAAAQLQEQQATLEKLMLNQTATMRMLRQSMDFDANATLAQTAKTGISYSILRQEGEQTVSLDASEASVLVPGDLVRVALEVQLPGRSPAQTPGGTAAPVDLAIIP from the coding sequence ATGTTGAACTTGCACGATTTCTCGCTGGTGATACGGCGCAGGATGCGCCTGGCGGTGTTGCTGGCGGGCGTTTCGCTCGCCTCCGCCGCGATGGCGGCGCCGGCGCCACTTGCCCCGCTGACCAAGCTCAGGATCAGTGTGGTGCAGTTTGTTGCGGCAACGGGCGACTACAAGCGCTGGGACGCAGTGAGCGGAGAGTTCGTGATCGGGCCCGATGGCTCGCTAGCGGTCCCTACGCTGGGCTCCATGGATGTCTCGGGCCTGAGCGCGGAGGATCTTGGCACGCGCATCGGCGAGTTGCTGCAAACCGAGCTGGGGCTCCTCGATGCCCCCAATGCGTCGGTGCAGGTGCTGGAATATCCGCCGGTTTATGTGGTGGGCAATGTCGAAGCGCCGGGCGCATACAGCTATCGCCCCGGCATGACGGTGATCCAGGCCATGGCGCTGGCAGGGGGCGAGCAGCGGATCGAAGGGGCCTCGGGTTTGTCCGAAACCATCAAGCTGCAATGGGACCTTGAGGGTTACAACCGGGATATCCTGCGCACCACGACGCGGTTGGCGCGGCTCAAGGCCGAATTTGCCCGCGAGCCTGAGATCACGTTCGACCCCATGCTCAACTCTGCCGACCCGGTGGTGGCCGAGATCATGGAGCAGGAGCGGCGCATCTTTGATGCGCACACCAACGAGTTGTTGCGACAGCAGATCGGGCTGGAGCAGCTGGCCGTACTTTACAAAGCCGAAATCGATGCGCTGGAGCAAAAGTCGGGCGCAATCGATCAGCAGATCGAGCGGGCGCAACAGCAGGTGGATTCGCTCAAGACGCTGCTGGCCGCAGGTGCTTCCACGGTGGCGCGGCTGACCGATGCGGAGCGTATCCTTGATGATCTGCGCTCGGACAAGCTCGACAATGTCATTGCCACGATGTCGGCGCGGGAAAATCTCAACCGATCCGAGCGGGACTTGGCCAAGCTGCAGGACGAGCAGCAATCCTATGCTGCGGCGCAATTGCAAGAACAGCAGGCGACGCTGGAAAAGCTGATGCTCAACCAAACAGCAACGATGCGCATGCTGCGCCAATCGATGGATTTCGACGCCAACGCCACGCTGGCCCAGACGGCGAAAACGGGGATCAGCTATTCCATATTGCGCCAGGAAGGGGAGCAAACAGTGTCGCTGGACGCCAGTGAAGCCAGCGTGTTGGTGCCGGGAGACCTGGTGCGGGTAGCGCTGGAGGTGCAACTACCGGGACGATCACCAGCGCAGACGCCCGGCGGCACGGCGGCCCCGGTGGACCTCGCCATCATTCCCTAG